The Vescimonas coprocola genome includes a window with the following:
- a CDS encoding MarR family transcriptional regulator, producing the protein MSEYQLELKQIVDYPRCRIYRQFIGLLMKDKSIRVGGTSGLYHFTVLSCFANFRTSYKRIDGISYTIYPGEWLCRVSELTEWFRTRFQHQALAILRELQDRHLITYTLLGRGRLVKFKIKGWCKYNRVLEYNAPCQKDTGFFFLPISVANELVSAGRCSEMDAMLDLWINTVYNDTQVQGSEVGPVVYMRNGTGSPLIGYAELAQRWGVSKATAGRYLRKMQELDYLSMVAFPGTHGTAIYLKQYLSTMFQISDVMIDKDEVAMSLNIHIQMDEETEEGSVSENSSGVSKSHTEIILQKAAKILAAQGFPCFSCPRLQCKLLPLSDDCRKAFIHVCDLRKLKDYRYLLVLSCKDSTEIFQFEVRLSPVTVKEV; encoded by the coding sequence ATGTCAGAGTATCAATTAGAATTAAAACAAATCGTGGATTACCCACGCTGCCGGATCTACCGGCAATTTATCGGGCTGCTGATGAAGGATAAAAGCATCCGTGTCGGCGGCACATCGGGGCTTTACCATTTCACGGTGCTGTCCTGCTTTGCAAACTTCCGTACTTCCTATAAACGGATCGATGGAATCAGCTACACGATCTATCCCGGCGAATGGCTCTGCCGTGTGAGCGAGCTAACCGAGTGGTTCCGCACTCGCTTTCAGCATCAGGCACTTGCCATTCTCAGGGAGCTGCAGGACAGACACCTTATCACCTATACGCTGCTCGGCCGGGGCAGGCTGGTGAAATTCAAAATCAAAGGATGGTGCAAATACAACAGAGTTTTAGAGTACAACGCCCCGTGCCAGAAGGATACTGGCTTCTTCTTTCTGCCGATCTCGGTTGCCAATGAATTGGTCAGCGCCGGCCGCTGTTCGGAAATGGACGCTATGCTGGATCTGTGGATCAACACCGTATACAACGACACGCAGGTGCAAGGCTCAGAGGTCGGTCCCGTCGTGTATATGAGAAACGGCACCGGAAGCCCACTCATCGGGTATGCGGAGCTTGCACAGCGCTGGGGCGTGTCCAAGGCGACGGCAGGACGCTATCTCCGCAAAATGCAGGAGCTCGACTATCTATCTATGGTCGCATTCCCCGGAACGCACGGCACGGCTATCTACCTCAAGCAATATCTTTCGACCATGTTCCAGATTTCCGATGTGATGATCGACAAAGATGAGGTGGCAATGTCGCTTAATATCCATATTCAGATGGACGAAGAAACGGAGGAAGGTAGCGTGTCAGAAAACAGTTCCGGCGTTTCAAAATCGCACACGGAGATTATTCTGCAAAAAGCGGCAAAAATCCTTGCTGCACAAGGCTTTCCTTGCTTTTCATGCCCAAGGCTCCAGTGTAAGTTATTACCCTTATCCGACGATTGCAGGAAAGCATTTATTCATGTCTGTGATCTCCGGAAACTGAAAGACTATCGCTATTTGCTTGTGCTGTCGTGCAAGGATTCCACAGAGATATTCCAGTTTGAGGTACGGCTGTCGCCCGTAACCGTGAAGGAGGTGTGA
- a CDS encoding amino acid kinase family protein: protein MAVTVEPVFPPQVLTWEELPLLTVEAELPHWEGRRAFCRYYAAWGRGLLDYGRRVLLPQLAERCRRALEQGGMLPLTTAALRSRIVRETEHGVSICTELTGPWPYRCRGDVWAEGLPVGVGECFPPHTPWHRRLRETAQERGLVLHPGDFWLGEEGLLLPGSRPSGGYEVVCLPYDPELGPLDPLGP, encoded by the coding sequence GTGGCTGTGACCGTTGAACCTGTTTTTCCGCCCCAAGTGCTGACTTGGGAGGAACTGCCGCTGCTGACAGTGGAGGCAGAGCTGCCCCATTGGGAGGGAAGGCGGGCCTTCTGCCGGTATTATGCAGCGTGGGGCAGGGGGCTGCTGGACTATGGCCGCCGGGTGCTGTTGCCGCAGCTGGCGGAGCGATGTCGGAGGGCTTTGGAACAGGGCGGGATGCTGCCGCTGACTACGGCGGCCCTCCGCAGCCGTATCGTTCGGGAGACGGAGCATGGTGTGAGCATCTGCACGGAGCTTACGGGACCGTGGCCGTACCGCTGCCGGGGCGATGTGTGGGCGGAGGGACTGCCGGTGGGGGTGGGGGAGTGCTTCCCGCCCCATACGCCGTGGCACCGCCGTCTGCGGGAGACGGCGCAAGAGCGGGGGCTGGTCCTGCACCCCGGCGATTTCTGGTTGGGGGAAGAGGGACTGCTCCTGCCGGGGAGCCGTCCCAGCGGGGGATACGAGGTGGTGTGTTTGCCCTACGACCCGGAGCTGGGGCCGCTGGATCCACTTGGGCCGTGA
- a CDS encoding YerC/YecD family TrpR-related protein, whose amino-acid sequence MAHKTTIATKEKNERLYRAILALETEEECYAFFQDLCTIAELRSMEQRYEVATLLSEGMVYSDILERTGASSATISRVNRALLNGTGGYVSVLGKMKEGGHDEQL is encoded by the coding sequence ATGGCGCACAAGACCACCATCGCCACCAAGGAGAAAAACGAGCGGCTGTACCGGGCCATTCTGGCTCTGGAAACGGAGGAGGAGTGCTATGCCTTCTTTCAGGACCTGTGTACCATTGCCGAGCTGCGCTCCATGGAGCAGCGCTACGAGGTAGCCACCCTGCTCAGCGAGGGCATGGTGTACAGCGACATACTGGAGCGCACCGGCGCCTCCAGCGCCACCATCAGTCGGGTGAACCGGGCTCTCCTCAACGGGACCGGCGGCTACGTCAGTGTGCTGGGCAAGATGAAGGAGGGCGGTCATGATGAGCAGCTATGA
- a CDS encoding class I SAM-dependent DNA methyltransferase: protein MMSSYEGLAASYDALTTDVGYEKRADFLEKLFRRSRIPVHTVLDLACGTGTMTWLLTDRGYELIGVDGSEEMLAAAMEKSGQVEGIPPIFLHQSMPQLDLYGTVDAAICCLDSLNYLTRPADVQRTFRRLHLFIAPGGPLVFDINTVAKLAALDGQVFLDETEDTYCVWRTEYHRGLCTYYMDLFDRRRDGAWQRELEIHRQRAYTTEELTGWLRAAGFNDIRTWGDGKLRRPTENEQRIYFSCIRE, encoded by the coding sequence ATGATGAGCAGCTATGAGGGGCTTGCGGCGTCCTACGATGCCCTGACCACCGACGTAGGCTACGAGAAGCGGGCGGACTTTCTGGAAAAGCTCTTCCGCCGCAGCCGTATCCCCGTCCACACGGTGCTGGATCTGGCCTGCGGCACCGGCACCATGACGTGGCTGCTGACAGACCGGGGCTATGAGCTCATCGGCGTGGACGGCTCCGAGGAGATGCTGGCCGCCGCCATGGAGAAAAGCGGACAGGTGGAGGGCATCCCCCCCATCTTCCTGCACCAGTCCATGCCCCAGCTGGATCTTTACGGCACGGTGGATGCCGCCATCTGCTGTCTGGACAGCCTGAACTATCTCACCCGCCCCGCCGATGTGCAGCGCACCTTCCGGCGGCTGCACCTGTTCATCGCCCCCGGCGGGCCGCTGGTGTTCGACATCAATACCGTGGCCAAGCTGGCGGCGCTGGATGGACAGGTCTTTCTGGACGAGACGGAGGACACCTACTGCGTCTGGCGCACGGAGTATCACCGGGGACTGTGTACCTATTACATGGATCTCTTCGACCGCCGCCGGGACGGCGCATGGCAGCGGGAGCTGGAGATCCACCGGCAGCGGGCCTATACCACAGAGGAGCTCACCGGCTGGCTGAGGGCTGCCGGTTTCAACGATATCCGCACTTGGGGCGACGGAAAGCTGCGCCGTCCCACGGAAAACGAGCAGCGGATCTATTTTTCCTGTATCAGAGAGTGA
- the hslO gene encoding Hsp33 family molecular chaperone HslO, with protein sequence MSDHILRAITSDGLVQAAAISSRDLTERARQIHKTLPVATAALGRTLAGASMMGNALKGHGASLTLQIKGSGPLGTILAVSDSDGNVRGYVTNPQTELPLRPDGKLDVGGAVGQEGSLTVIKDLHMKEPYVGTVNLLGGEIAEDIAAYFVESEQIPTACALGVLIDRNQSVKAAGGYLIQLMPGAGEDTIAKVEGGIMAAGNVSAILEKDPDPEAMLRAVLSDFEVKVLEQEPVEYRCGCSRERIERALLSLGRDELSAILAEQGSCDLTCQFCDRVYHFSGPELEGLIQSLEKKD encoded by the coding sequence ATGAGCGATCATATTTTGCGTGCCATTACATCCGACGGTCTGGTGCAGGCCGCCGCTATCAGCAGCCGTGACCTGACGGAGCGGGCCCGGCAGATCCACAAGACCCTGCCGGTGGCCACCGCCGCCTTGGGCCGGACACTGGCCGGAGCCTCCATGATGGGCAACGCCCTGAAGGGCCACGGTGCCAGCCTGACCCTCCAGATCAAGGGCAGCGGCCCCTTGGGTACCATTCTGGCAGTATCCGACTCCGACGGCAACGTCCGTGGCTACGTCACCAACCCTCAGACGGAGTTGCCCCTGCGCCCCGACGGCAAGCTGGACGTGGGTGGGGCCGTGGGACAGGAGGGCTCCCTGACGGTCATCAAGGACCTGCACATGAAGGAGCCCTATGTGGGTACCGTGAACCTGCTGGGAGGCGAGATCGCCGAGGACATCGCCGCCTACTTCGTGGAGTCCGAGCAGATCCCCACCGCCTGCGCTCTGGGGGTGCTCATTGACCGGAATCAGAGCGTCAAGGCCGCCGGTGGCTATCTGATCCAGCTGATGCCCGGCGCCGGGGAGGACACCATCGCTAAGGTGGAGGGCGGTATCATGGCCGCCGGCAACGTCTCCGCCATTCTGGAAAAGGATCCCGACCCGGAGGCCATGCTGCGGGCGGTGCTGTCGGACTTCGAGGTGAAGGTGCTGGAGCAGGAGCCTGTGGAGTACCGCTGCGGGTGCAGCCGGGAGCGCATCGAGCGGGCGCTGCTGTCACTGGGTCGGGACGAACTCTCCGCCATTCTGGCCGAGCAAGGCTCCTGCGACCTGACGTGTCAATTCTGCGACCGGGTGTACCACTTCTCCGGCCCGGAGCTGGAGGGGCTGATCCAGAGCCTTGAGAAAAAAGATTGA
- a CDS encoding DUF3991 and toprim domain-containing protein: MMIQAVLGNPHHPEYGVATIPFPIPRDQHAHCMELLEALEIGDAVKADCKVEKIDSFYTVLKRVEMLTVNVEELNYLAKRLDSFDTGEAAQFQAMAHKLELFELKDLINLTFCCQQATVITDFSDLAAVGRNHYMNLHGGSASVDELNALDGKKTARQLIESGSGTITPYGVVYDNGMKLEQVYDGRFFPCYYYKPNAITIAVTSKAEPEDTEHITWLYLIKHRGIARDVVAHFAKAGLLYEDAEYHNAVFVGTDTDGVPHHAHKRSANSYGKAFRLNVEGSDPRYSFHYVGTDRSLYVFEAPIDMLSYITLYPENWQRHSYVACCGTSIQPVLQMLEQAPQLDTVLLCLDNDETGHQASRRMREQLEMRYSVERLIPESKDWNDDLTLSIENAQGFAMNEMR; encoded by the coding sequence ATGATGATACAAGCGGTGCTTGGCAATCCGCATCACCCGGAATACGGCGTGGCGACCATTCCGTTTCCTATTCCCCGCGACCAGCACGCACACTGCATGGAGCTGCTGGAGGCGTTGGAAATCGGTGACGCGGTCAAGGCGGACTGCAAGGTGGAGAAGATCGACAGCTTCTACACCGTTCTCAAGCGAGTGGAAATGCTCACGGTCAATGTGGAGGAGCTGAACTACCTCGCCAAGCGGCTGGACAGCTTCGACACCGGCGAAGCCGCACAGTTTCAGGCGATGGCCCACAAGCTGGAGCTGTTCGAGTTAAAGGATCTCATCAACCTGACCTTCTGCTGCCAGCAGGCCACGGTCATTACTGACTTTTCCGACCTCGCCGCTGTTGGCCGTAACCACTACATGAACCTGCACGGCGGCAGCGCAAGCGTGGATGAGCTGAACGCGCTGGACGGCAAGAAAACCGCACGGCAGCTCATCGAAAGCGGCAGCGGCACGATCACCCCCTACGGTGTGGTCTACGACAACGGTATGAAGTTAGAGCAGGTCTACGATGGCCGGTTCTTCCCCTGCTATTACTACAAGCCGAACGCCATCACCATTGCGGTGACCTCCAAAGCCGAACCGGAGGACACAGAGCATATCACATGGCTGTACCTCATCAAGCATCGCGGCATCGCAAGGGATGTGGTGGCGCACTTTGCCAAGGCCGGACTTCTGTATGAAGATGCCGAGTATCACAACGCCGTGTTTGTTGGCACGGATACAGATGGTGTCCCCCACCACGCCCATAAGCGCAGCGCCAACAGCTACGGGAAAGCCTTTCGCTTGAATGTGGAGGGCAGTGATCCACGATACAGCTTCCATTATGTCGGCACAGACAGAAGTCTGTATGTGTTTGAAGCGCCCATCGATATGCTGTCCTACATCACCCTTTACCCAGAGAACTGGCAGCGGCACAGCTATGTGGCCTGCTGCGGCACATCCATTCAGCCAGTATTGCAGATGTTGGAACAAGCGCCGCAGCTCGACACCGTTCTGCTCTGTCTTGATAATGATGAAACCGGCCATCAGGCCAGCCGCCGGATGCGGGAGCAGTTGGAAATGCGCTATTCCGTGGAGCGCCTGATCCCGGAAAGCAAAGACTGGAATGACGATCTGACCCTGAGCATCGAAAACGCTCAGGGCTTTGCTATGAATGAAATGAGGTGA
- a CDS encoding type IV secretory system conjugative DNA transfer family protein, whose translation MLNASIWILIAAGATMFLVIGGLSMMSHHYTLGNIKSRTVGDGQHGTARWATDKEIKQTYAHVPFKVREWRSGQNLPSEQGLILGCKGKPQELTALVDSDDIHCLMIGASGIGKTAFFLYPNLEYACASGMSWLALDSKGDLARNYGTIAKNCYGYHVSVIDLRNPTRSDGNNLLTLVNRYMDIARKDPKNLAARAKAEKYAKILAKTIVNPDGDDSNRGQNAFFYDAAEGLLTSVILMLAEFLPPDKEHPQERRHIVSVFKLVQDLLEPSKVKGKSHFQLLMGKLPPDHKARWFAGAALNSAEQAMASVMSTVLSRLNAFLDSELEQVLCFDSAIDAEKFASEKSAIFLILPEEDTTKNFMAGLMIQNLSRELFAVADENGGKLQNRVVLYCDEFGTMPPFDVLPLFSAGRSRRLTLVPIIQSLAQLEKNYGKEGSEIIQDNCQDTIFGGFAPNSQTAEVLSKALGNRTVLSGSVSRGKNDPSQSLQMMERPLLTPDELKSIPKGNFIVQKTGHHPMHTRLRLFLEWGITFEEPYIVPERVDRAVAYANREDLERNLPQSNKAEDVDVSGAYAVSRRGGMAHEPAAEKPRRRSGKQMKTYGEEDL comes from the coding sequence ATGTTGAACGCAAGTATCTGGATCCTGATCGCAGCGGGAGCAACAATGTTCCTTGTCATCGGTGGGCTGTCCATGATGTCTCATCACTATACCCTTGGCAATATCAAATCCCGCACCGTAGGCGACGGGCAGCACGGCACAGCCCGATGGGCCACCGACAAGGAAATCAAGCAGACCTATGCCCATGTGCCCTTCAAAGTCAGAGAGTGGCGCAGCGGACAGAACCTCCCCTCGGAGCAGGGATTGATTCTCGGCTGTAAGGGGAAACCGCAGGAGCTCACCGCACTGGTAGACAGCGATGACATTCACTGCCTCATGATCGGTGCCAGCGGTATTGGTAAGACTGCATTCTTCTTGTACCCCAATCTGGAATATGCCTGTGCCTCCGGCATGAGCTGGCTGGCGCTGGACAGCAAGGGTGACCTGGCCCGAAATTACGGCACGATTGCAAAAAACTGCTACGGCTATCATGTGTCCGTCATTGACCTGCGAAATCCGACCCGTTCAGACGGTAATAATCTCCTGACACTGGTCAACCGCTACATGGACATTGCAAGGAAAGATCCCAAGAACCTGGCGGCTCGAGCCAAGGCGGAAAAGTACGCCAAGATCCTTGCCAAGACCATTGTCAACCCCGATGGTGATGACAGCAATCGCGGACAGAATGCCTTTTTCTATGATGCGGCGGAGGGCTTGCTCACTTCAGTCATCCTGATGCTGGCGGAGTTTCTACCGCCGGATAAGGAGCATCCACAGGAGCGCCGGCATATCGTCTCTGTTTTTAAGCTGGTGCAGGATCTGCTGGAACCCAGCAAGGTAAAGGGCAAGAGTCACTTCCAGCTCCTGATGGGCAAGCTGCCACCTGACCACAAAGCCAGATGGTTTGCGGGCGCTGCACTCAATAGCGCGGAACAGGCCATGGCTTCTGTCATGTCTACTGTGCTTTCTCGCCTCAATGCGTTTCTGGATTCAGAGCTGGAACAGGTGCTCTGCTTCGACAGCGCCATCGATGCAGAGAAGTTTGCTTCTGAAAAGTCTGCCATCTTTCTCATTCTTCCGGAGGAGGACACCACCAAAAACTTCATGGCGGGCTTGATGATTCAAAATCTAAGCCGTGAACTGTTTGCTGTGGCGGATGAAAACGGTGGAAAGCTGCAAAACCGCGTGGTACTGTATTGCGATGAATTTGGCACCATGCCGCCCTTCGATGTCCTCCCGCTGTTCTCAGCAGGCCGTTCCCGCCGCCTGACGCTGGTGCCGATCATTCAGTCCTTGGCGCAGCTTGAAAAGAACTACGGAAAAGAGGGCAGTGAAATTATTCAGGACAACTGCCAGGACACCATCTTCGGTGGCTTCGCACCCAACAGCCAAACGGCGGAGGTGCTGTCTAAGGCACTTGGAAACCGCACAGTTCTGTCTGGATCGGTGAGCCGCGGAAAAAACGATCCCAGCCAAAGCCTGCAGATGATGGAGCGTCCGCTGCTGACGCCAGATGAGCTGAAGTCTATTCCCAAGGGAAATTTTATTGTTCAAAAGACAGGACATCATCCCATGCATACCCGCCTGCGGCTTTTTCTGGAATGGGGTATCACCTTCGAGGAACCTTATATCGTGCCGGAGCGGGTAGATCGTGCGGTAGCCTATGCCAACCGTGAGGATCTGGAACGCAACCTTCCGCAGTCAAATAAGGCGGAGGATGTGGATGTGAGCGGAGCCTATGCCGTCTCCAGACGCGGCGGCATGGCCCATGAGCCTGCCGCAGAGAAGCCCCGGCGCAGGAGTGGAAAGCAAATGAAAACCTATGGTGAGGAGGATCTATGA
- a CDS encoding helix-turn-helix domain-containing protein, producing the protein MSYFGTIYADTELPSRARAVYMYLRDRADSEGKCWPGIKTIASDMRLSRSTVKRALTDLEQHGYLQKIPRYRDNGSSTSNLYSVQ; encoded by the coding sequence ATGAGTTACTTTGGAACGATTTATGCCGACACCGAACTGCCCTCCAGAGCGAGGGCGGTTTATATGTATCTGCGTGACCGCGCAGACAGTGAGGGAAAATGCTGGCCAGGGATCAAGACAATTGCCTCCGACATGCGCTTGTCCCGCTCCACGGTCAAACGGGCATTGACTGATCTGGAGCAGCACGGGTATCTGCAAAAGATCCCACGCTACCGTGACAATGGGAGCAGCACATCCAACCTGTATTCCGTGCAGTAA
- a CDS encoding metal-dependent transcriptional regulator: protein MSSSVAEAVTKERLHSSGEDYLKAIFILEAQHGSVRSVEVAEYMNVSKASVNHAVRHMRNQAHYFE from the coding sequence ATGTCCAGCAGTGTGGCTGAGGCGGTTACAAAAGAAAGACTTCATTCTTCAGGAGAAGACTATCTAAAAGCCATATTTATTCTTGAAGCGCAACATGGTTCAGTTCGTTCAGTAGAGGTTGCTGAGTACATGAATGTATCTAAAGCGAGCGTTAATCATGCAGTTAGGCACATGCGAAATCAGGCACATTATTTTGAATAA
- a CDS encoding ABC transporter substrate-binding protein has translation MKLKKLLAFGLALVMCLAMAACGTNPGEKTDAEPVSITVTENWDFSVGFYPVITPMVSSTYGAGFWSRNFYNTLVSYDDNGKIQGELAETWEISDDGKTYTFHLRDGVKFSDGTPLTSEAVKMTLEAVVTHLGPQNGAFGKLTTLFDKLETPDEKTFVMTLKTPYYAALDNLTMALPLGIVNPAAFEGGVEKAYENCVSATMGTGPYMFDRVEGDTYTFIRNPYYWGEAPEVDEFKVKVIPDNAAKILALRNGEIDAILGSSRLSAEGYTEISQDAAFGHAMDDSTNQTRYLGMNLNKAPFNDPLVREAVSYAVNQQELETSVFDGLETAAETLFTNEKPNCGVEVKTYPTDMEKAKQLMKEAGYEDTNDDGILEKDGTSLAIHFNYSQSLASVDNAVLSIAASLKELGFDVTIDAVDMNTWYGALMAGEYDLTFYNTAGGSFDPATDMSNMAPGAMGDPILCQFSAFFENPEIFAELDSTSDSQRVQEIYGMILNGIADQNLLVPVTGTHDLALWNTDKITGYDFYTDASYVDIASVHVK, from the coding sequence ATGAAACTGAAAAAACTTTTAGCTTTCGGACTCGCACTTGTGATGTGCCTTGCTATGGCTGCTTGCGGCACGAACCCTGGCGAGAAAACCGATGCAGAGCCGGTCTCAATCACTGTCACCGAGAATTGGGACTTTTCTGTAGGCTTCTATCCTGTCATCACGCCTATGGTATCCAGCACTTATGGTGCCGGATTCTGGAGTCGTAATTTTTACAACACTCTGGTAAGCTACGATGATAACGGGAAGATCCAGGGCGAGTTGGCTGAAACCTGGGAAATCAGTGATGACGGCAAGACTTACACCTTCCATCTGCGTGATGGTGTCAAATTTTCTGACGGTACTCCTCTGACTTCCGAGGCAGTAAAGATGACCCTTGAAGCAGTAGTAACCCATCTGGGTCCCCAGAATGGTGCCTTCGGTAAGCTCACTACTTTGTTTGACAAGCTGGAAACCCCGGATGAAAAAACCTTTGTAATGACTTTGAAGACCCCTTATTACGCTGCTCTTGACAATCTGACCATGGCGCTGCCTCTTGGTATTGTGAATCCCGCAGCCTTTGAAGGCGGCGTAGAAAAGGCTTACGAGAATTGCGTGAGTGCAACTATGGGTACTGGTCCCTATATGTTTGACCGGGTCGAGGGAGATACCTATACCTTTATCCGCAATCCCTACTACTGGGGCGAAGCTCCTGAAGTGGACGAGTTCAAAGTCAAAGTGATTCCTGATAATGCTGCAAAAATTCTTGCTCTGCGCAACGGCGAAATCGATGCAATTCTCGGCTCCAGCAGACTTAGCGCAGAAGGCTACACGGAAATTTCCCAGGATGCCGCTTTCGGTCATGCCATGGATGACAGCACCAACCAAACTCGTTATCTGGGTATGAACCTGAATAAGGCTCCCTTTAATGATCCTCTTGTAAGGGAAGCAGTATCCTACGCTGTTAATCAGCAGGAGTTGGAAACCTCTGTTTTCGATGGTCTGGAGACTGCTGCCGAAACCCTCTTTACGAATGAAAAGCCCAACTGCGGTGTGGAGGTTAAGACCTATCCTACCGACATGGAAAAGGCAAAGCAGCTCATGAAGGAAGCCGGCTATGAGGATACCAATGATGACGGTATCCTGGAGAAGGACGGAACTTCTCTCGCCATTCATTTCAACTATTCTCAGAGCCTTGCAAGTGTTGACAATGCAGTTCTTTCTATTGCAGCTTCTCTTAAAGAACTTGGCTTCGATGTTACTATTGATGCAGTAGACATGAACACCTGGTATGGAGCCTTGATGGCTGGCGAATATGATCTGACCTTCTACAATACTGCTGGCGGTTCCTTTGACCCTGCAACAGATATGAGCAATATGGCTCCTGGCGCTATGGGTGATCCGATCCTCTGCCAGTTCTCTGCTTTCTTTGAGAATCCTGAAATTTTCGCAGAATTGGACTCCACTTCTGATTCTCAGCGTGTGCAGGAAATCTATGGAATGATTCTGAATGGTATTGCAGATCAGAATCTTCTGGTGCCTGTAACCGGCACTCACGATCTGGCTCTGTGGAATACTGATAAGATAACTGGCTATGACTTCTACACAGATGCCAGCTACGTAGACATTGCATCTGTTCATGTGAAATAA
- a CDS encoding ABC transporter ATP-binding protein translates to MIKVNNLSKEFHEQGTSNELLAVDHVDFTIQNGSFCALVGESGSGKSTLAQLMCGLLVPSSGEVLFEGKNISLCRGKQKQVLRSKIQLILQDGKGAMDPRFTVYQIIAEPIRNFRKLSKKEEEREINDLLTMMEPPEEIKLRKAHELSGGQQKRVCIARALAAQPDVLIFDEAVSGLDVLVRKHILDLLKRLHQERKMTCFFITHDLDVALYLADRVMVMRCGKIIEDRTFHGSTDCFTHPYTKLLLHSIAPYLG, encoded by the coding sequence ATGATTAAAGTCAACAACCTATCAAAAGAATTTCACGAACAAGGCACAAGCAACGAGCTTCTGGCCGTTGATCATGTAGATTTTACTATTCAGAATGGTTCATTTTGCGCTTTGGTAGGAGAAAGCGGATCTGGTAAAAGCACTTTGGCTCAGCTCATGTGCGGTCTTCTGGTTCCATCTTCTGGAGAGGTACTGTTTGAAGGAAAAAACATTTCCCTCTGCCGGGGCAAGCAAAAGCAGGTACTGCGATCTAAAATACAGCTGATTCTTCAGGATGGCAAGGGAGCAATGGACCCTCGCTTTACGGTATATCAAATCATTGCAGAGCCAATTCGCAATTTCAGAAAACTCAGCAAAAAGGAAGAAGAACGGGAAATCAATGATCTTCTTACCATGATGGAGCCTCCCGAAGAGATCAAGCTGCGAAAAGCTCATGAGCTATCCGGTGGACAACAAAAACGTGTATGTATTGCAAGAGCGTTAGCGGCTCAACCGGATGTGTTGATTTTTGATGAAGCAGTCAGTGGGCTGGATGTCCTGGTTCGTAAACATATTCTTGATTTGCTGAAGCGACTCCATCAGGAGCGAAAAATGACTTGCTTTTTCATTACCCATGACCTGGACGTTGCGCTATATCTTGCAGACCGTGTGATGGTGATGCGCTGCGGTAAGATTATCGAAGACCGTACATTTCACGGTTCGACAGACTGCTTTACACATCCGTATACCAAGCTTCTGCTGCATTCTATTGCTCCATATTTGGGTTAA
- a CDS encoding ABC transporter ATP-binding protein, protein MMPSLMIDHLSINLRSGTDNLVSEISFAIKEGESLILLGQSGSGKTMTCSAVLNLLDPKKFKVSGSVFFGETDLLNSSEKQRRGIYGNQIVYIPQNPMTALDPSMRIGRQMDETLRLHSDKSRQQRYNYILRLLHDVGLDDPDRVYRAYPHMLSGGMLQRVIIAMAMMLDAKFVLADEPTTALDVIHRNGIIDLFSQMKANGVGIFMVTHDFATALQLGGNVLVMKEGKIIESGEVQSVFDHTTEPYTRSLIEAYSLSCAFTKGAES, encoded by the coding sequence ATGATGCCATCACTTATGATTGATCATTTAAGCATTAATCTTCGGTCAGGTACGGATAACTTGGTTTCTGAAATATCCTTTGCAATCAAAGAAGGAGAGTCTTTGATCTTGTTAGGCCAGTCAGGCAGCGGCAAAACAATGACCTGTAGTGCGGTGCTAAACTTATTGGACCCTAAAAAATTTAAGGTGTCGGGTTCCGTTTTCTTCGGCGAGACTGATCTTTTGAATTCGTCAGAAAAGCAGAGACGAGGAATATACGGAAACCAGATTGTCTATATCCCGCAAAATCCAATGACTGCATTGGACCCTTCTATGCGTATTGGCAGACAGATGGATGAAACGCTACGGCTTCATTCCGACAAATCCCGCCAGCAGCGTTACAACTATATTCTGCGGCTTCTGCATGATGTAGGCTTAGATGATCCTGACAGGGTATACAGAGCATACCCCCATATGCTTTCCGGAGGAATGCTTCAGCGTGTCATTATCGCAATGGCTATGATGCTTGATGCAAAATTCGTGCTTGCCGATGAGCCGACAACTGCTTTGGATGTGATTCACAGAAATGGAATCATAGATTTATTTTCGCAGATGAAAGCAAATGGAGTTGGGATTTTTATGGTAACTCATGATTTCGCAACAGCTCTTCAATTAGGTGGAAACGTGTTGGTGATGAAAGAAGGAAAAATTATAGAATCCGGTGAAGTTCAATCTGTCTTCGATCATACCACAGAACCTTACACAAGGTCGCTGATTGAAGCTTACTCCCTTTCCTGTGCTTTCACGAAAGGGGCGGAATCATGA